The Nomia melanderi isolate GNS246 chromosome 7, iyNomMela1, whole genome shotgun sequence genome includes a window with the following:
- the LOC116433125 gene encoding protein VAC14 homolog, protein MMSDRDYAPLSAACVRSLNDKLYEKRKAAAVEIEKMVKEFAAHNNTVQIKRLLKVLGQDLATSQNPHTRKGGLIGLAAIAVGLGKDTGQYIEDLIHPILACFCDSDLYVRYYACESLYNVVKVARGAVLPQFTDIFAALSKLACDSEQNVKNATELLDRLMKDIVTESGLFDLVGFMPLLRERICTKNPFGRQFVIAWVSVLDAVPNMDFIIFLPEILDGLFKILEDPTPEIKKVTDTVLCEFLRSIKTNPSRVDFPGMINILITHAQSIDELLQLTAITWIKEFVHLSGPLMLPYMSGILIAVLPCLAYDGDTRKSIKETATQVNTNLMKLITMENVQVNNTSENDAQITQDASQNRSLAESLDLPSVVEVLTKHLMYMSVQTKVAVLKWIHHLFLHIPHKMFSHIENLFPILMKSLSDNSDEVVQQTLVVMAEIISSKSPEAATADLNAEMQNKYFTKFIVNLLRLFSTDRNLLVERGAFIIRELCVLLSAEDIYKTLAKILLEEQNLSFACTMIQTLNVILLTSSELFDLRNKLKDLDSIESCELFKCLYVSWCHNPVATVALCLLSQHYGHACNIIKSFENIEVTVEFLIEIDKLVQLIESPIFTYLRLQLLEREENDALVYALYGLLMILPQSEAYATLQRRLAAIPPKTNTVQKSTPSPKPLEDMFDFPELLKHFHTIQEQHKEQKRKQRLTNLIEKNTSHNDI, encoded by the exons ATGATGTCTGACAGAGATTATGCACCTCTCAGTGCCGCTTGCGTACGTTCTTTAAATGATAAACTTTACGAAAAACGGAAAGCGGCTGCGGTTGAAATAGAAAA AATGGTCAAAGAATTTGCTGCTCATAATAATACCGTtcaaattaaacgattattaaaAGTGTTAGGTCAAGATTTAGCCACTTCACAAAACCCACATACACGTAAAGGTGGTTTAATAGGTTTGGCAGCAATAGCAGTAGGTTTGGGAAAAGACACTGGTCAATATATAGAAGATTTAATTCATCCTATTTTAGCTTGTTTTTGTGACTCTGATTTATATGTAAGATATTACGCATGTGAAAGTTTATATAATGTGGTTAAGGTAGCTAGAGGTGCTGTATTACCACAATTCACAGATATTTTTGCAGCACTTAGTAAATTAGCATGTGACTCAGAACAGAATGTAAAAAATGCAACAGAGTTACTCGATAGACTTATGaag GACATCGTCACAGAAAGTGGCCTGTTCGATTTAGTTGGTTTTATGCCATTATTACGAGAACGTATTTGTACCAAAAATCCATTTGGTAGGCAATTTGTAATAGCTTGGGTATCTGTCTTAGATGCTGTACCCAATatggattttattatatttttacctgAAATTCTTGAtggtctatttaaaatattagagGATCCAACACCAGAGATTAAAAAAGTTACAGATACAGTCCTCTGTGAATTTTTACGTAGTATAAAAACTAATCCTAGTAGAGTGGATTTTCCTggtatgataaatatattaattacacacGCGCAAAGCATAGacgaattattacaattaacgGCCATCACATGGATCAAGGAATTTGTACATTTATCTGGACCTCTTATGCTTCCTTATATGTCTGGTATTCTTATAGCTGTTCTACCTTGTTTAGCATATGATGGAGATACCAGGAAAAGTATTAAGGAAACTGCCACTCAAGTAAATACaaacttaatgaaattaataactaTGGAAAATGTACAAGTAAATAATACCTCTGAAAATGATGCACAAATTACACAAG ATGCTAGTCAAAATCGATCGTTAGCGGAAAGTTTAGATTTACCTAGCGTTGTCGAAGTATTAACTAAGCATTTAATGTATATGTCGGTTCAGACAAAAGTTGCGGTTTTAAAATGGATTCATCATTTGTTTCTTCACATTCCACATAAAATGTTTTCTcacattgaaaatttatttccaattctAATGAAATCCTTAAGCGATAATTCTGACGAAGTAGTTCAACAAACATTAGTAGTAATGGCTGAAATAATTAGTTCAAAATCTCCAGAAGCGGCAACCGCAGATTTAAATGCAGAGATGCAGAACAAATACTTCACTAAGTTCATAGTGAATTTGCTAAGACTTTTTTCAACAGATAGAAATTTGCTAGTGGAAAGAGGAGCTTTTATTATAAGAGAATTATGTGTGTTATTAAGTGCTGAAGATATTTACAAAACATTGGCAAAGATATTATTAGAAGAACAAAACTTAAGTTTTGCTTGCACAATGATACAAActttaaatgttatattattgaCAAGTTCAGAGCTATTTGATTTACGAAATAAACTTAAAGATTTAGATTCTATA GAAAGTtgtgaattattcaaatgtttatacgTATCCTGGTGTCACAATCCTGTTGCAACTGTTGCTTTATGCCTTCTGTCACAGCATTATGGTCATGCctgcaatattataaaatcatt TGAAAATATAGAAGTTACTGTAGAATTTCTCATAGAAATCGATAAATTGGTACAATTGATTGAGTCTCCAATATTTACAT aTTTAAGATTACAACTTCTTGAAAGGGAAGAAAATGATGCACTAGTGTATGCACTTTATGGTTTACTCATGATACTTCCTCAGAGTGAGGCATATGCAACGTTGCAAAGACGTTTAGCAGCGATTCCTCCAAAAACAAATACAGTACAGAAATCTACACCAAGCCCAAAACCTTTAGAAGATATGTTTGACTTTCCAgaattattgaaacattttcatACTATTCAAGAACAACATAAGGAGCAAAAACGTAAACAACGATTaacaaatttgattgaaaaaaaTACGAGCCATAATGATATATAA
- the IKKepsilon gene encoding I-kappaB kinase epsilon — translation MSFLRGSAHFVWCTTSVLGKGATGAVFQGVNKSNGEPVAVKTFNQLSHIRPHDVQMREFEVLKKVNHENIVQLLAIEEEQDGRGTVIVMELCTGGSLFNILDDPENTFGLAESEFLLVLEHLTAGMKHLRDNNLVHRDLKPGNIMKFNADDGRTIYKLTDFGAARELQEDQQFVSLYGTEEYLHPDIYERAVLRKPVGKTFGATVDLWSIGVTLYHVATGNLPFRPFGGRRNKETMFYITTERATGVISGVQTSENGPIEWSRELPQNCQLSAGLKKIVTPLLAGLLEVDPQKIWSFERFFTEVTETLSRKRVHIFNVHKGSLIKIFLHPEEKLTALQLHIQDQTDIVPHVQILLFGDAFLTNIIEESTPGKGYPDTSEDKPLMLFSKENNNVALPMDSELPKFPVFANLVSVENDASQAKVACSIGYVCKRRIDKLVLCSKLSQDAIKAFSGLVSTELTRLLEKCQHFKEFTKAVEDTAIAVERSENLARQISKKLGIQNSLETKNWKKELDLKSKELLTELAPAIVQLHQRYVKEGSLRAGWDNNTRGLWCPWANKASQKAATLVDRLRDGWQHLLRDRATRSLTYNDEQFHVLERIKVTETGQRIKNLLETFCIPSMINRSEYVADWYKIAQTVFLQTQILDKDVDNYEQVLETYSYRLSQESKEHYENILHLIDRLPGKLKTSEKTNQPTQESAKVWKKLCVTQESLTMILHRNGRLIDQLDRLSSLEGIEDTDDLEYISI, via the exons ATGTCTTTCCTACGTGGTTCCGCACATTTTGTCTGGTGTACAACCAGTGTTCTCGGGAAAGGTGCAACTGGTGCAGTTTTTCAAGgtgtaaataaaagtaatggGGAACCCGTCGCAGTAAAAACTTTCAATCAGCTGAGTCATATACGTCCACACGACGTACAAATGAGGGAATTCGAAGTCCTGAAGAAAGTAAATCATGAAAACATTGTTCAGCTATTGGCGATTGAAGAGGAACAAGACGGTCGTGGTACTGTGATTGTTATGGAACTTTGTACAGGAGGCAGCCTTTTTAATATTCTTGATGATCCAGAAAACACTTTTGGTCTAGCAGAAAGCGAGTTCTTATTAGTCCTGGAGCATTTAACTGCTGGAATGAAGCATTTACGCGATAATAATTTAGTACATAGAGATTTAAAGCCAG gtaatataatgaaatttaatgctGACGATGGTAGGACAATTTACAAGCTTACTGATTTTGGTGCTGCTAGAGAATTGCAAGAAGACCAACAATTTGTATCTTTATATGGCACTGAGGAATACTTGCATCCAGATATATACGAACGAGCTGTTCTACGTAAACCAGTAGGAAAAACATTTGGAGCAACTGTAGATCTATGGTCGATAGGCGTAACGTTATACCATGTAGCCACTGGAAATTTACCATTCAGACCATTTGGTGGAAGAAGGAATAAAgaaacaatgttttatattactACAGAAAGAGCTACTGGTGTAATATCAGGTGTGCAAACTTCAGAAAATGGACCAATCGAATGGAGTAGAGAATTACCACAAAATTGTCAGTTGAGTGCTGGATTAAAAAAAATCGTAACTCCTTTGTTAGCTGGTTTATTAGAAGTTGATCCTCAGAAGATATGGAGCTTTGAACGTTTTTTCACAGAAGTTACCGAAACTCTGTCCAGAAAACGTGTGCATATATTTAATGTCCATAAAGGTAGTCTAATAAAAATCTTCTTGCATCCAGAAGAGAAACTGACAGCACTGCAACTACATATTCAAGATCAAACCGATATTGTTCCACATGTTCAAATCCTTTTATTTGGAGAtgcatttttaacaaatattattgaagaatCCACACCAGGAAAAGGTTACCCAGATACATCTGAAGATAAACCATTGATGTTGTTTTCcaaggaaaataataatgttgCTCTACCGATGGACTCTGAGTTACCCAAATTTCCAGTATTTGCAAATTTGGTGTCCGTAGAAAATGATGCAAGTCAAGCCAAAGTAGCTTGTTCAATCGGATATGTATGCAAAAGAAGAATAGACAAATTGGTACTGTGCAGTAAGTTATCACAAGATGCAATAAAAGCATTCAGTGGACTTGTTTCAACAGAACTTACAAGATTGTTAGAAAAATGTCaacattttaaagaatttactaAAGCTGTAGAAGACACTGCAATAGCAGTAGAAAGAAGTGAGAATCTTGCTCGACAGATTTCCAAAAAATTGGGCATTCAAAACAGTTTAGAAACAAAGAATTGGAAAAAAGAACTAGATTTAAAGAGTAAAGAACTTCTGACTGAATTAGCTCCTGCAATAGTACAACTTCATCAAAG GTATGTAAAAGAAGGTAGTTTGCGTGCTGGCTGGGATAATAATACTCGTGGATTATGGTGTCCATGGGCGAATAAAGCGAGTCAAAAAGCAGCAACTTTAGTTGACCGTTTACGAGACGGATGGCAACATTTGTTACGGGATAGAGCTACCCGTAGTCTTACATACAATGATGAGCAATTTCATGTACTGGAAAGAATAAag GTTACAGAAACGGGACAGAGAATAAAAAATCTTCTTGAAACATTTTGTATACCATCAATGATAAATAGATCTGAATATGTTGCCGATTGGTATAAAATTGCGCAAACCGTCTTCCTACAAACTCAAATATTAGATAAAGACGTAGATAACTATGAACAAGTATTAGAAACATATTCATATCGTTTATCGCAAGAGAGTAAAGaacattatgaaaatattttacatttaatcgATAGACTTCcaggaaaattaaaaacaagtgAGAAAACTAATCAACCTACTCAAGAAAGTGCAAAAGTATGGAAAAAACTTTGTGTTACACAAGAAAGCCTTACAATGATTTTACATAGAAATGGGCGACTTATCGATCAGCTTGATCGTTTGTCATCGCTCGAAGGTATAGAGGATACAGATGATTTGGAATACATATCAATTTAG